From the Lathyrus oleraceus cultivar Zhongwan6 chromosome 4, CAAS_Psat_ZW6_1.0, whole genome shotgun sequence genome, one window contains:
- the LOC127073835 gene encoding hypersensitive-induced reaction 1 protein, whose translation MGNLVCCVQVDQSKVAIKEGFGKFEKVLQPGCHCLPWFLGKQIAGHVSLRLQQLDIKCETKTKDNVFVNVVASIQYRVLADRANDAFYKLTNTRTQLQAYVYDVIRASVPKLNLDDAFEQKNEIAKAVEQELEKAMSAYGYEIVQTLITDIEPDVHVKRAMNEINAAARMRVAANEKAEAEKILQIKRAEGEAESKYLSGMGVARQRQAIVDGLRDSVIGFSVNVPGTTARDVMDMVLVTQYFDTMKEIGATSKSSAVFIPHGPGAVHDVASQIRDGLLQGSLPH comes from the exons ATGGGGAATCTTGTTTGTTGCGTGCAAGTTGACCAATCGAAAGTCGCTATAAAAGAAGGATTCGGAAAGTTTGAGAAGGTGCTTCAACCAGGGTGCCATTGCCTACCATGGTTCCTTGGTAAACAAATTGCTGGTCATGTGTCTCTTCGGCTACAGCAGTTGGATATCAAATGTGAGACCAAGACAAAGGATAATGTCTTTGTCAACGTTGTTGCTTCCATTCAATACCGTGTCTTGGCAGACAGGGCCAATGATGCGTTTTACAAACTTACCAACACTAGAACACAACTTCAAGCTTATGTGTATGATG TGATTAGGGCAAGTGTTCCAAAACTCAACTTGGATGATGCTTTTGAGCagaaaaatgaaattgcaaaaGCTGTGGAACAAGAACTTGAGAAG GCTATGTCAGCTTATGGATATGAAATTGTTCAAACACTGATTACTGATATAGAGCCAGATGTGCATGTGAAGCGGGCTATGAATGAAATCAATGCTG CTGCAAGAATGAGGGTGGCAGCTAATGAGAAGGCAGAGGCAGAGAAGATCTTGCAAATTAAGCGAGCTGAGGGTGAAGCTGAGTCCAAATATCTCTCTGGGATGGGTGTTGCTCGCCAACGCCAAGCCATTGTGGATGGTTTGAGAGACAGTGTGATTGGATTTTCGGTTAATGTACCAGGGACAACTGCAAGAGATGTCATGGATATGGTCCTTGTGACTCAATACTTCGACACCATGAAAGAAATTGGTGCCACCTCCAAGTCTTCTGCTGTGTTCATTCCACATGGACCTGGTGCTGTTCATGACGTAGCTAGCCAAATCCGTGATGGACTTCTCCAGGGTTCTCTTCCTCATTAG
- the LOC127073836 gene encoding protein NRT1/ PTR FAMILY 4.6, with amino-acid sequence MHFVYHLCSNITKSALHQIKDMEEEARVQVWEGYVDWRNRPAIKGHHGGMLAASFILVVEVLENLAYLANASNLVLYLSKFMHFSPSTSANIVTNFMGTAFLLAILGGFLADAFFTTYSIYLISAAIEFMGLLMLTIQAHMPPLKPPNCVKGLGSTNSLCQTVQGGKEAMLYAGLYLVALGVGGIKGSLPPHGAEQFDETTAEGRKKRSEFFNYFVFSLSCGALFAVTFVVWIEDNKGWQWGLGVSSASILLSIPVFVLGAHKYRTKIPAGSPITPMFKVLVAAICNNYKSKNSSANAITSMPTTPSDTIEKGDQEQTNNRKEMMIMTDQTPITQSLKCLNKAVMKPVHPMLKCTVKELEEVKTVLKLLPIFMSTIMLNCCLAQLSTFSVQQSSTMNTMLGSFKVPPASLPVFPVLFIMILAPLYNHVIVPFARKITKTEMGITHLQRIGIGLFLSIIAMAVAALVETKRKKTASNFGLLDSTKPLPITFLWVALQYLFLGSADLFTLAGMMEFFFTEAPWSMRSLATALSWTSLAMGYFLSTVLVSFVNKLSGAFGQTPWLLGGNLNHYHLERFYWLMCVLSGLNFVHYLFWANSYKYRSALNHGY; translated from the exons ATGCACTTTGTTTATCACTTGTGTTCCAACATAACAAAGAGTGCTCTTCATCAAATTAAAGATATG GAAGAAGAAGCAAGGGTGCAAGTTTGGGAAGGGTATGTAGATTGGAGGAACAGACCAGCAATTAAAGGACATCATGGTGGAATGCTTGCTGCATCCTTTATTTTGG TTGTGGAGGTATTGGAGAATCTAGCATATCTTGCAAATGCAAGCAACCTTGTTTTATACCTTTCCAAGTTTATGCACTTCTCACCTTCCACCTCTGCCAACATTGTCACCAACTTCATGGGAACAGCTTTCCTACTTGCTATTCTTGGTGGATTTCTTGCTGATGCTTTTTTCACTACTTATTCCATCTACCTTATAAGCGCTGCAATAGAATTCATG GGACTACTAATGCTTACGATACAAGCTCACATGCCACCACTCAAACCACCAAACTGTGTCAAGGGATTGGGAAGCACAAACAGTTTATGCCAGACAGTTCAAGGTGGGAAAGAAGCTATGCTATATGCAGGCCTTTATCTTGTGGCACTTGGAGTAGGTGGAATAAAAGGTTCGCTTCCTCCTCATGGAGCTGAGCAATTTGACGAAACTACTGCAGAAGGAAGGAAGAAAAGGTCTGAGTTTTTTAACTACTTTGTCTTCAGCCTGTCATGTGGTGCATTGTTTGCAGTTACTTTTGTGGTTTGGATTGAGGACAACAAAGGATGGCAGTGGGGTTTAGGTGTATCATCTGCATCAATATTGCTCTCCATTCCGGTTTTTGTTCTTGGTGCACACAAGTATAGAACCAAGATTCCGGCCGGAAGCCCTATCACACCCATGTTCAAG GTTCTTGTGGCAGCAATCTGCAACAACTACAAATCCAAAAATTCATCAGCCAATGCTATCACCAGCATGCCAACAACTCCATCCGACACAATTGAAAAAGGAGATCAAGAACAAACCAACAATAGAAAAGAGATGATGATAATGACAGATCAAACACCAATAACACAAAGCCTAAAATGTCTCAACAAAGCAGTAATGAAACCAGTTCACCCAATGTTAAAATGCACAGTAAAAGAACTAGAAGAAGTGAAAACTGTATTAAAACTACTTCCAATATTCATGTCAACCATAATGTTAAACTGTTGTTTAGCTCAATTATCAACATTTTCAgttcaacaatcatccacaatgaACACCATGCTTGGTTCATTCAAAGTCCCTCCAGCTTCACTACCAGTATTCCCTGTCCTCTTCATCATGATCCTTGCACCACTCTACAACCATGTCATTGTTCCATTTGCTAGAAAAATAACCAAAACTGAAATGGGAATAACACATCTACAAAGAATAGGGATAGGTCTATTTCTATCAATCATAGCTATGGCTGTTGCAGCATTAGTAGAAACCAAAAGAAAGAAAACTGCTTCAAATTTTGGTTTGTTAGATTCAACAAAACCACTTCCAATAACATTCTTGTGGGTGGCTTTACAATATCTTTTTTTAGGTTCAGCTGATCTTTTTACATTGGCTGGTATGATGGAGTTTTTCTTCACTGAAGCACCATGGAGTATGAGGTCTTTAGCAACAGCACTTTCATGGACTTCACTGGCTATGGGGTATTTTCTCAGCACTGTTCTTGTGTCTTTTGTTAATAAGTTGAGTGGAGCATTTGGACAAACACCTTGGCTGCTGGGTGGAAACTTGAATCATTATCATCTTGAGAGGTTTTATTGGTTGATGTGTGTGCTTAGTGGACTTAACTTTGTTCACTATCTCTTTTGGGCCAATTCATACAAATATAGATCTGCACTAAACCATGGATACTAG